From the genome of Gammaproteobacteria bacterium, one region includes:
- the pth gene encoding aminoacyl-tRNA hydrolase, which translates to MSDSPGIALVVGLGNPGERYERTRHNAGFWFVDRVAEQYHGAWFREARFFGEACRVDVSGLPVRLLKPGTMMNRSGQSVCAIASYFEIPPERILVAHDEIDLPPGTTRLKRGGGHGGHNGLRDIINCLGSSFWRLRLGVGHPGHRDQVVGYVLSRAPRGEEDLIMNNVEESVALMPLLIAGEMERSMHRLHTEGR; encoded by the coding sequence GTGAGCGACAGTCCCGGTATCGCCCTGGTTGTCGGACTCGGCAACCCGGGCGAGCGTTACGAACGAACCCGGCACAACGCCGGGTTCTGGTTCGTGGACCGGGTCGCAGAACAGTATCATGGAGCCTGGTTCCGAGAGGCACGATTTTTCGGCGAAGCGTGCCGCGTCGACGTGTCAGGGCTGCCCGTCAGGCTTCTCAAACCGGGCACCATGATGAATCGCAGCGGACAGTCCGTGTGCGCGATCGCCTCCTATTTCGAGATTCCCCCGGAGCGGATTCTGGTCGCTCATGACGAGATCGATCTGCCGCCGGGCACGACGCGGTTAAAACGCGGTGGTGGCCACGGGGGACACAACGGGCTGCGCGATATCATCAACTGTCTGGGAAGCTCGTTCTGGCGCTTGCGGCTGGGTGTGGGTCATCCCGGTCACCGCGACCAGGTCGTCGGCTATGTCCTCTCCCGCGCCCCGCGAGGCGAGGAAGACCTCATCATGAACAACGTCGAGGAGTCGGTGGCCCTTATGCCGCTGTTGATCGCGGGCGAAATGGAGCGGTCGATGCATCGTTTGCACACGGAGGGTAGATAA
- a CDS encoding 50S ribosomal protein L25/general stress protein Ctc, whose translation MSDEFILVAEPRNDMGKGASRRLRRECKVPAIIYGGGKDPQALSLDHDALIHSLENEAFYSHVLTVKVGEKDESALLKDLQRHPAKPTILHVDLLRVSADQEVRVNVPLHFINEDISLGVKQEGGTVSHLLTDIEVTCLPRDLPEFIEVDLTELHLNDSLHLSDITLPKGVKLVELGHGEGRDHAVVTINPTRVSTTDEPGVDEEGGESVESGE comes from the coding sequence ATGAGTGACGAGTTTATTCTGGTTGCCGAACCGCGCAACGACATGGGGAAAGGTGCGAGCCGCCGCCTGCGTCGAGAGTGCAAGGTGCCGGCGATCATCTACGGGGGCGGCAAGGACCCGCAGGCACTCAGCCTGGACCATGACGCCCTGATCCACAGTCTCGAAAACGAGGCGTTCTATTCACATGTCCTCACCGTCAAGGTCGGTGAAAAGGACGAGAGCGCGCTGCTCAAGGACCTGCAGCGCCACCCGGCAAAGCCGACGATCCTGCACGTGGATCTGCTTCGCGTGAGTGCGGACCAGGAGGTCCGGGTAAACGTGCCGCTGCATTTCATCAATGAAGACATCTCGCTCGGCGTCAAACAGGAGGGCGGCACGGTGAGTCACCTGCTGACCGATATCGAGGTTACCTGCCTGCCGAGAGATCTACCGGAGTTCATCGAGGTGGATCTTACAGAATTGCATCTCAACGATTCGCTCCACCTGTCCGACATCACCTTGCCTAAAGGTGTGAAGCTGGTCGAGCTGGGCCACGGCGAGGGGCGTGACCATGCCGTGGTGACCATCAATCCGACTCGCGTTTCCACGACCGATGAACCGGGTGTGGACGAAGAAGGTGGCGAGAGCGTCGAATCTGGCGAATAG
- the ispE gene encoding 4-(cytidine 5'-diphospho)-2-C-methyl-D-erythritol kinase: protein MNRWPAPAKLNLFLHITGRRADGYHELQTLFQLLDYGDELQFDLRDDGQINRIGPLPGVPVDTDLCVRAARLLKETAGIHAGVDIRLDKRLPMGGGLGGGSSDAATTLLALNSLWDCKLSREELGRLGFRLGADVPVFVAGRSAWGEGIGERLSPVRLPPRWYVVIAPQVEISTAELFSAPQLTRNCERIRISEFLAGVGINVFENLVRDRYASVSRALDWLDAQGGSDGPARLTGTGSCVFSAYRSEDQAAAVAVAVPGDWNAFAARGIDRSPVDVFH, encoded by the coding sequence ATGAACCGTTGGCCCGCTCCCGCCAAACTCAACCTCTTTCTGCATATCACCGGCCGTCGCGCCGACGGATACCATGAGCTGCAGACCCTTTTCCAGCTTCTTGACTACGGTGACGAGCTCCAATTCGATCTTCGCGACGATGGACAGATAAATCGGATCGGTCCCCTGCCCGGCGTTCCGGTCGATACAGACCTGTGTGTGCGTGCGGCGCGCCTGCTGAAAGAGACCGCGGGCATCCACGCCGGTGTGGACATCCGGCTGGACAAGCGACTGCCGATGGGAGGCGGGCTCGGCGGAGGGAGTTCGGACGCCGCCACGACGCTTCTGGCCCTGAATAGCCTGTGGGACTGCAAACTGTCGCGGGAGGAACTGGGGAGACTCGGTTTCCGTCTCGGGGCCGACGTGCCCGTATTTGTGGCGGGACGCAGCGCATGGGGTGAGGGTATCGGTGAGCGGCTCAGTCCCGTTCGGTTGCCACCCCGTTGGTATGTCGTGATCGCACCTCAGGTAGAGATCTCCACCGCGGAGCTGTTCTCTGCACCGCAATTGACACGTAACTGCGAGAGAATAAGAATAAGCGAATTTTTGGCGGGGGTCGGCATCAACGTATTTGAGAACCTTGTCAGGGATCGATATGCCAGTGTCTCCAGAGCGCTCGACTGGCTCGACGCACAGGGCGGCAGTGACGGGCCCGCGAGACTAACCGGAACGGGCAGTTGCGTGTTTTCGGCCTACCGTTCCGAGGATCAGGCCGCCGCCGTCGCTGTTGCGGTCCCGGGTGATTGGAATGCGTTCGCTGCGCGCGGAATCGACCGATCCCCTGTCGACGTATTTCACTGA
- a CDS encoding ribose-phosphate diphosphokinase, translating to MMIFTGNANPRLACDIVDHLALPLGKALVDQFTDGEIRVEIEENVRGRDVFVVQPTCRPTNDSIMELLIMVDALRRASAGRITTVIPYFGYSRQDRRVRSARVPISARVIANLITSVGADRVLTVDLHADQIQGFFDLPVDNVYSSPVLLGDIWRQKHPNLIVVSPDVGGVVRARALAKRLDDAELAIIDKRRPKTNESRVMHIIGEVEGKSCVIVDDLVDTAGTLCKAAAALKEHGASLVLAYATHPVLSGNAVENIEASALDELVVTDTIPLSKAARECNKIRTMSVAVMLAESIRRISNEESVSSLFMD from the coding sequence ATGATGATCTTCACGGGAAACGCCAATCCGCGATTGGCGTGCGATATCGTGGATCATTTGGCGCTCCCACTGGGAAAGGCCCTGGTCGATCAGTTCACCGATGGCGAGATTCGTGTCGAGATAGAGGAGAACGTCCGCGGCAGGGACGTCTTTGTCGTTCAGCCAACCTGCCGCCCGACCAACGACAGCATTATGGAGCTGCTGATCATGGTGGATGCCCTGCGGCGGGCGTCGGCGGGTCGCATCACCACGGTCATCCCCTATTTCGGTTATTCGCGACAGGACCGCCGCGTCCGTTCGGCCCGTGTCCCGATATCGGCGCGTGTCATCGCCAATCTCATCACGAGCGTGGGGGCCGATCGCGTCCTGACGGTGGACCTGCACGCCGACCAGATCCAGGGCTTTTTCGACCTGCCGGTCGACAATGTCTATTCATCGCCGGTCCTGCTGGGAGACATCTGGCGTCAGAAGCATCCCAATCTGATCGTCGTCTCACCCGACGTTGGAGGGGTGGTGCGTGCCCGGGCGCTGGCCAAGCGGCTCGACGACGCCGAACTGGCGATTATCGACAAGCGGCGCCCGAAGACGAACGAGTCCAGGGTCATGCACATCATCGGGGAGGTCGAGGGCAAGAGCTGCGTCATTGTCGATGACCTGGTCGATACCGCTGGGACGCTCTGCAAGGCCGCCGCCGCGCTGAAAGAACATGGCGCCAGCCTGGTTCTGGCCTACGCGACCCACCCGGTGCTGTCTGGGAACGCCGTCGAAAACATCGAGGCGTCCGCACTGGACGAGCTGGTCGTGACGGACACCATTCCGCTCTCTAAGGCGGCGCGCGAGTGTAACAAGATCCGCACCATGAGCGTCGCGGTTATGCTGGCGGAATCCATTCGCCGGATCAGCAACGAGGAATCGGTCAGTTCGCTGTTCATGGACTGA
- the lolB gene encoding lipoprotein insertase outer membrane protein LolB encodes MASIPGQRASASPAQLLLLLLALSSVFQGCRTPPERLPDGASQLAWEQRIARLSGWAHWAFNGRVAIRHGDEGWQSGLNWRQDGDYFEIQVLDPLGRKVADIRGDSRGVHLTTSRGGNAQAADPESLMRQVLGWSLPLSGMRYWVLGVPDPGSGENSLQLDQAGRLVHLAQGGWDVSYRRYSPVSPLDMPARMTFSNRDLDIKLIVSDWELENPARLASRK; translated from the coding sequence GTGGCGAGCATCCCGGGGCAGCGCGCGAGCGCCTCGCCCGCGCAACTACTGCTTCTGCTGCTGGCGCTGTCGTCAGTGTTTCAGGGGTGCCGGACGCCCCCCGAACGTCTACCGGATGGCGCATCACAGTTGGCGTGGGAACAGAGAATCGCCCGCTTGTCGGGCTGGGCGCACTGGGCGTTCAATGGTCGCGTCGCGATCCGTCACGGGGACGAAGGATGGCAGTCGGGCCTGAATTGGCGGCAGGACGGCGACTATTTCGAGATCCAGGTGCTCGATCCCCTGGGGCGAAAGGTTGCCGATATCCGCGGCGATTCGCGCGGCGTACACCTGACCACGTCCCGAGGGGGAAATGCGCAGGCGGCGGACCCCGAGTCGCTGATGCGCCAGGTGCTCGGTTGGTCGCTGCCGCTCTCGGGCATGCGCTACTGGGTGTTGGGTGTCCCCGATCCCGGCAGCGGGGAGAACTCGCTACAGCTCGACCAAGCGGGCCGACTGGTCCATCTCGCCCAAGGTGGCTGGGACGTCAGTTATCGCCGGTACAGCCCGGTCTCTCCCCTGGATATGCCTGCCCGAATGACTTTTTCGAACCGAGATCTGGATATCAAGCTGATTGTGAGCGACTGGGAGCTCGAAAACCCCGCCCGCCTGGCCAGCAGAAAATGA
- a CDS encoding tetratricopeptide repeat protein, translated as MRVSPGEGAGFTESAGNAVAAEYSSPESELLFQLMAGELAGHGGDLQQATDFYARAAELSNDPEVSARATRIALYAGGTDGDALKAATRWVELAPEDPEALQTLGLLYVRTGDPHQATPYFERMLDAVDVEEGKGFLVIGASLAKEDDGSSALEAMGLLSSRHENDPWAHLAYATLALNIEDYRLAVRESSRVLAIQPEFADALLVRAQAYLRLDKPSLAVRDMKSAAALNPKSVEIRLNLGRLLVSAEEYGEARVVFEELAGEAPGNEDLMYMLGLLNLQDQRYDEAAKYFRRLTTSPKRAAEGYYYLGRVEEARDRSDEAIASYLRVEGGEYLLDAQVRATAIMAANGDLQRARTQLKRMRTKVSNPGDSVRLYLAEGQLLRDAGLYGKGMKLYNRALTEHPADGDLLYARALMAEKLDRIDLLERDLQTILAEDPDNATALNALGFTLADRNERIPEALGYIERALEVSPDDPTVIDSMGWVQYRMGNYEQAEQFLRKAFEILPDPEIAGHLSETIWIRGDRAEARNMLNEALKSNPEHDYLLELEQRFK; from the coding sequence AGAGCGAGTTACTCTTTCAGTTGATGGCGGGCGAACTCGCCGGGCACGGTGGGGACCTCCAACAGGCGACGGATTTCTACGCACGGGCGGCGGAACTCAGCAACGATCCTGAGGTCTCCGCGCGGGCAACCCGAATCGCGCTGTATGCCGGCGGCACGGACGGCGATGCCTTGAAGGCCGCCACGCGTTGGGTGGAGCTTGCACCTGAAGACCCCGAGGCGCTGCAGACGCTGGGTCTACTGTACGTCAGGACTGGCGATCCCCATCAGGCGACACCCTATTTCGAACGGATGCTCGACGCGGTCGATGTCGAAGAAGGCAAGGGATTTCTGGTCATCGGCGCTTCGCTGGCCAAGGAAGACGATGGAAGTTCAGCCCTCGAGGCCATGGGCCTGCTCTCATCCCGGCACGAGAATGATCCGTGGGCGCACCTCGCCTACGCCACCCTTGCCCTGAATATCGAAGACTACCGGCTTGCCGTACGCGAAAGTTCCCGCGTCCTGGCAATACAGCCCGAATTTGCCGACGCACTGCTGGTTCGCGCGCAGGCCTACCTCAGGCTGGACAAACCGTCGCTGGCGGTTCGAGACATGAAGAGCGCTGCGGCGCTGAATCCGAAGAGCGTGGAGATTCGCCTCAATCTGGGTCGGCTATTGGTCAGCGCGGAGGAATATGGCGAGGCTAGAGTGGTCTTCGAGGAACTCGCGGGCGAGGCCCCGGGTAACGAGGACCTGATGTATATGCTGGGGTTGCTGAATCTGCAGGACCAGCGTTACGACGAGGCCGCAAAGTATTTCAGGCGCCTTACGACCAGCCCCAAACGGGCCGCCGAGGGCTATTACTACCTCGGAAGGGTCGAGGAGGCCAGGGATCGGTCGGACGAGGCCATCGCCTCGTACCTGCGGGTCGAAGGCGGGGAGTACCTGCTGGATGCCCAGGTCAGGGCCACCGCGATCATGGCGGCCAACGGCGATCTGCAACGGGCCCGCACACAACTCAAACGTATGCGGACAAAGGTCAGCAATCCTGGGGATTCCGTCAGGCTGTATCTTGCCGAGGGCCAGTTGCTGCGCGACGCGGGGTTGTATGGCAAAGGGATGAAACTCTACAACCGGGCATTGACGGAGCACCCCGCCGACGGTGATCTGTTGTATGCACGGGCGCTGATGGCCGAAAAGCTCGACCGGATCGATCTGCTCGAACGTGATCTTCAGACGATACTGGCCGAGGATCCGGATAATGCGACGGCGCTGAACGCGCTGGGGTTTACCCTTGCGGACCGCAACGAGCGCATACCGGAGGCGCTCGGTTACATCGAGCGCGCGCTCGAGGTGAGTCCGGACGACCCGACGGTCATCGACAGTATGGGCTGGGTTCAGTACCGGATGGGCAACTACGAGCAGGCAGAACAGTTTCTCCGCAAGGCCTTCGAGATTCTGCCCGACCCCGAGATTGCAGGGCATCTCAGCGAGACGATCTGGATTCGGGGCGACCGCGCCGAGGCCAGGAACATGCTGAACGAAGCCCTCAAGAGCAACCCGGAACACGACTATCTCCTGGAACTCGAGCAGCGATTCAAGTAG
- the ychF gene encoding redox-regulated ATPase YchF, with amino-acid sequence MGFRCGIVGLPNVGKSTLFNALTAAGIAAENYPFCTIEPNVGVVPVPDPRLDRLAEIANPAKIVPTTIEFVDIAGLVEGASKGEGLGNQFLAHIRETDAIAQVLRCFEDDDVAHVAGKIDPASDAEVINTELALADLETVERGIARVSRNAKSGNKDAKHRLSLIEQVREHLDSGRPVRSMGPDPDRDEAIAELHLITAKPALYLANVAEDGFAENPMLDVVRELAAAENSVAVAVCAAIEAEISELDEADRQEFLDSMGLEEPGLNRVIRAGYELLNLQTFFTAGPKEVKAWTLQTGATAPQAAGRIHTDFEKGFIRAEVVGYDDFVGCGGEHGAKEAGKWRLEGKDYVMQEGDVVHFRFNV; translated from the coding sequence ATGGGATTCAGGTGTGGCATCGTGGGACTGCCGAACGTCGGCAAGTCGACCCTGTTCAATGCGCTCACCGCCGCCGGTATCGCCGCGGAGAACTATCCATTCTGCACCATCGAGCCCAACGTCGGCGTCGTTCCCGTTCCGGACCCCCGGTTGGACCGGCTGGCGGAGATCGCGAATCCGGCAAAGATCGTACCGACGACGATCGAGTTCGTGGACATCGCCGGTCTGGTCGAGGGCGCCTCGAAGGGGGAGGGGCTCGGCAACCAGTTTCTCGCCCACATTCGTGAGACCGACGCGATCGCACAGGTGTTGCGTTGTTTCGAGGACGACGACGTGGCCCATGTCGCGGGCAAGATCGATCCCGCCTCTGACGCCGAGGTCATCAACACCGAGCTGGCGCTGGCCGACCTCGAAACCGTGGAGCGTGGGATTGCTCGGGTCTCCCGCAACGCCAAGTCGGGGAACAAGGATGCCAAGCACAGGCTTTCCCTGATCGAACAGGTGCGCGAGCACCTGGATTCCGGCAGGCCCGTCAGATCGATGGGCCCCGATCCGGACCGGGACGAGGCAATCGCCGAGCTACACCTGATCACAGCGAAACCCGCGCTGTACCTGGCCAACGTGGCGGAGGACGGTTTTGCCGAAAATCCCATGCTGGATGTGGTAAGGGAACTGGCGGCGGCCGAGAACTCGGTTGCGGTGGCAGTTTGTGCCGCGATCGAGGCCGAGATCTCGGAATTGGACGAGGCGGACCGGCAGGAGTTCCTGGACTCTATGGGACTGGAGGAACCCGGTCTGAACCGTGTGATTCGGGCGGGCTACGAGTTGTTAAATCTTCAGACGTTTTTCACCGCGGGGCCCAAGGAGGTCAAGGCCTGGACCCTGCAGACGGGCGCGACAGCGCCGCAGGCCGCGGGCCGGATCCACACCGATTTCGAGAAGGGATTCATCCGTGCCGAGGTCGTGGGTTACGACGACTTCGTTGGCTGCGGGGGCGAACATGGCGCCAAGGAGGCCGGCAAGTGGCGGCTCGAGGGCAAGGACTACGTCATGCAGGAAGGTGACGTGGTCCACTTTCGATTCAATGTCTGA